A stretch of the Bradyrhizobium sp. CCBAU 53351 genome encodes the following:
- a CDS encoding DUF6489 family protein has translation MKVNIEIDCTPLEARQFFGLPDVGPMQTAVMDKLQQQVLSNIEKVSPESLIQSWFTFDPKIAERFQDMFVTMAGLGGTRSSDKKK, from the coding sequence ATGAAAGTTAACATCGAAATCGACTGCACCCCCCTCGAGGCCCGCCAGTTCTTCGGTCTGCCCGACGTCGGGCCGATGCAAACGGCGGTGATGGACAAGTTGCAGCAGCAGGTGCTCAGCAACATCGAGAAGGTCTCGCCGGAATCGCTGATCCAGAGCTGGTTCACGTTCGATCCGAAGATCGCCGAGCGGTTTCAGGACATGTTCGTCACGATGGCGGGCCTCGGCGGCACGCGCAGCAGCGACAAGAAGAAATAA
- a CDS encoding ABC transporter permease has translation MLAFTLRRAIQAIGVMFAVGIIAFSMFRFAGDPVNQIVSIDTSAAEREIVRKSLGLDDPVPVQFVRYFADAAQFKFGVSYQFRQPVSTLLMERMPATLELAICATVFAMVFGILMGVYSALRRDTMLAKLLQAVSLIGISLPTFLIGILLIYLFAVTLGWLPSFGRGEVVKLGWWSTGLLTLSGLKALIMPSITLGLFQMTLIMRLVRAEMLEVLRTDYIRFARARGLTTRAIHFGHALKNTLIPVITVAGLQFGSVIAFSIITETVFQWPGMGLLFVQAVQNVDIPIMAAYLLMVSLIFVTINLVVDILYTVVDPRLRATVGRAT, from the coding sequence ATGCTCGCTTTCACTCTTCGCCGCGCCATTCAGGCCATCGGCGTCATGTTCGCCGTCGGCATCATCGCCTTCTCGATGTTCCGTTTCGCCGGCGATCCCGTCAACCAGATCGTCTCGATCGACACGTCGGCGGCCGAACGCGAAATCGTGCGCAAATCGCTCGGCCTCGACGACCCCGTGCCGGTGCAGTTCGTACGCTATTTCGCCGATGCCGCGCAGTTCAAGTTCGGCGTCTCCTATCAGTTCCGCCAGCCGGTCTCGACGCTGTTGATGGAGCGCATGCCCGCCACGCTGGAACTTGCGATCTGCGCCACCGTCTTTGCCATGGTGTTCGGCATTCTGATGGGCGTCTATTCGGCACTCAGGCGCGATACCATGTTGGCCAAACTGTTGCAGGCGGTTTCGTTGATAGGCATCTCGTTGCCGACTTTCCTCATCGGCATTCTGCTGATCTATCTGTTTGCGGTGACGTTGGGCTGGCTGCCCTCGTTCGGCCGCGGCGAGGTGGTCAAGCTCGGTTGGTGGAGCACGGGCCTGCTCACGCTGTCGGGACTGAAGGCCTTGATCATGCCCTCGATCACCCTCGGCCTGTTCCAGATGACCTTGATCATGCGGCTGGTGCGCGCGGAGATGCTGGAAGTGCTGCGGACCGACTACATCCGCTTTGCCCGCGCCCGGGGCCTCACCACCCGCGCCATCCATTTCGGCCACGCGCTGAAGAACACGCTAATTCCCGTGATCACGGTGGCCGGGCTCCAGTTTGGCTCGGTTATTGCATTTTCCATCATCACCGAGACCGTATTCCAATGGCCGGGCATGGGGCTGCTCTTCGTGCAAGCCGTGCAAAACGTCGACATCCCGATCATGGCCGCCTATCTGCTGATGGTTTCGCTGATCTTCGTCACCATCAATCTGGTGGTCGACATCCTCTACACCGTGGTCGACCCGCGCCTGCGCGCGACGGTCGGCCGCGCCACATAA
- a CDS encoding triacylglycerol lipase produces MSPGQEEGQERGRLRPPGLGLLLAEARGLFELNASLLLSPILMRAPRGDGHPVLALPGFLASDLSMVPMRRYLSELGYEAQAWRMGRNLGGLGRMRDALRARLTEIHAASGRKVSLVGWSLGGVYARDLALWAPDMVRYVVTLGSPFANDVRATNATRLYEALSGERVEDLAEAREAIAGDLPVPTTSIYSRADGVVNWRTCLLRPSDRAENIEVHLASHIGLGVNPAALWAVADRLAQPEGEFSPFDRAGPFAIAYAPPEQAISA; encoded by the coding sequence GTGTCGCCCGGGCAGGAGGAGGGGCAGGAGAGAGGCCGGCTTCGTCCGCCGGGTCTTGGTCTGTTGCTCGCCGAAGCCCGCGGCCTGTTCGAGCTCAATGCGAGCCTGCTGCTGTCGCCGATTCTGATGCGGGCGCCGAGGGGCGACGGCCATCCGGTGCTTGCACTGCCGGGCTTTCTGGCCAGCGACCTCTCGATGGTGCCGATGCGGCGCTATCTCAGCGAGCTGGGCTATGAGGCACAGGCCTGGCGGATGGGCCGCAATCTCGGCGGTCTCGGCCGGATGCGGGACGCTCTGCGTGCCCGTCTCACGGAGATTCATGCTGCGAGCGGACGCAAGGTCAGCCTGGTCGGATGGAGTCTCGGTGGCGTCTACGCCCGCGATCTCGCGCTGTGGGCACCCGACATGGTCCGCTACGTCGTCACGCTCGGCAGCCCCTTTGCCAATGACGTGCGGGCGACCAACGCCACGCGGCTCTACGAAGCGCTATCCGGTGAGCGGGTTGAGGATCTTGCGGAAGCGCGCGAGGCGATCGCCGGCGATCTGCCTGTGCCGACAACCTCGATCTATTCGCGTGCCGACGGTGTGGTGAACTGGCGGACCTGCTTGCTGCGTCCCTCCGACCGTGCCGAGAACATCGAAGTGCACCTGGCGAGCCATATCGGCCTCGGGGTCAATCCCGCGGCGCTGTGGGCCGTGGCCGATCGTCTGGCCCAGCCGGAGGGAGAATTCTCGCCATTTGACCGGGCAGGGCCGTTTGCCATTGCATATGCCCCGCCGGAACAGGCAATATCGGCCTGA
- a CDS encoding wax ester/triacylglycerol synthase family O-acyltransferase has translation MADGKKLSSLDASFLYLETPEMPMHVGSMAIFRLPDDYKGDFFEDFKAMIVSRLHIAPILKARLEKAPLDIDHPSWVEDDQFDIDRHIFRASLPQPRDRATLERIVGWMHAKLLNRARPLWEFYVFEGMKDNEVGLYSKMHHAAIDGGAGAALTNMIYDISPIPRQVEPPTAGSKPGQEPRDIAANLLDSYQQLFNQPLDAGKAAQNLQLPRTGKSDIGSILFDNAMYQIESAVRFAGNIPTMVKSVSEVLGKVSDPKSRESLASMVSPPTMLNKTISSERSFAGVSISLSRSKALAKRAGGKLNDVVLALASGVVRRYLQQYGTLPAKSLTAAVPISLREEGNTEANNQVFGMICAIATNIDDPKARLEAIIAQSTKSKEMSHPLRALMPQVSNISMLGAPIMVQILALLYSRSNLSDVLPPAANITVSNVPGPRQTLYAAGAELLHIFPVSISTHGQALNITVQSYRDQLDFGFIVGANIIPHVQVMCDMLPEEFAALEAAYAPPAAEIKGAAE, from the coding sequence ATGGCTGACGGTAAGAAGCTGTCGTCGCTGGACGCGTCGTTTCTCTATCTGGAAACGCCTGAGATGCCGATGCATGTCGGGAGCATGGCGATCTTTCGCCTGCCCGACGACTACAAGGGCGACTTCTTCGAAGACTTCAAGGCGATGATCGTCTCGCGCCTGCACATCGCGCCGATCCTGAAGGCGCGACTGGAGAAGGCGCCGCTCGACATCGACCATCCCTCCTGGGTCGAGGACGATCAGTTCGACATCGATCGTCACATCTTCCGCGCCAGCCTGCCGCAACCACGCGACCGCGCCACGCTCGAGCGCATCGTCGGCTGGATGCATGCCAAGCTCTTGAACCGTGCCCGCCCGCTCTGGGAGTTCTACGTGTTCGAGGGCATGAAGGACAACGAGGTCGGGCTCTATTCCAAGATGCACCATGCCGCGATCGACGGCGGCGCCGGCGCGGCGCTGACCAACATGATCTACGATATCTCGCCGATCCCGCGGCAGGTCGAGCCGCCGACGGCCGGAAGCAAGCCGGGGCAGGAGCCGCGCGACATCGCGGCGAACCTGCTGGATTCCTACCAGCAGCTGTTCAACCAGCCCCTCGATGCCGGCAAGGCCGCCCAGAACCTGCAACTGCCGCGCACCGGCAAGAGCGACATCGGCTCGATCCTGTTCGACAACGCGATGTACCAGATCGAGAGCGCAGTGCGCTTCGCGGGCAATATCCCGACCATGGTCAAGAGCGTCTCCGAGGTGCTGGGCAAGGTCTCCGATCCGAAATCGCGCGAGAGCCTTGCCAGCATGGTTTCGCCGCCGACCATGCTGAACAAGACCATCTCCTCGGAGCGCAGCTTTGCCGGCGTGTCGATCTCGCTGTCGCGCTCCAAGGCGCTGGCCAAGCGCGCGGGCGGCAAGCTCAACGACGTCGTGCTGGCGCTCGCCTCCGGCGTGGTCCGCCGCTATCTGCAGCAATATGGCACGCTGCCTGCGAAATCGCTGACGGCGGCCGTGCCGATCTCGCTACGTGAGGAGGGAAACACCGAGGCCAACAACCAGGTGTTCGGCATGATCTGCGCGATTGCGACCAATATCGACGATCCCAAGGCGAGGCTCGAGGCCATCATCGCGCAGTCGACCAAATCCAAGGAGATGTCGCATCCGCTGCGTGCCTTGATGCCGCAGGTCTCCAACATCTCGATGCTGGGCGCACCGATCATGGTGCAGATCCTGGCGCTGCTCTACAGCCGTTCGAACCTCTCGGACGTTCTGCCGCCGGCCGCAAACATCACGGTGTCCAACGTGCCGGGGCCGCGGCAGACGCTCTATGCCGCGGGCGCCGAGCTGCTGCACATCTTCCCGGTGTCGATCTCGACGCACGGACAGGCGCTCAACATCACCGTGCAGAGCTACCGCGACCAGCTCGATTTCGGCTTCATCGTCGGCGCCAACATCATTCCGCATGTGCAGGTGATGTGCGACATGCTGCCGGAGGAGTTCGCCGCGCTGGAGGCGGCCTACGCGCCACCGGCGGCCGAGATCAAGGGCGCCGCGGAATAG
- a CDS encoding bifunctional cytochrome P450/NADPH--P450 reductase → MSSKNRLDPIPHPPTKPVVGNMLSLDSAAPVQHLTRLAKELGPIFWLDMMGSPIVVVSGHDLVDELSDEKRFDKTVRGALRRVRAVGGDGLFTADTKEPNWSKAHNILLQPFGNRAMQSYHSSMVDIAEQLVQKWERLNADEEIDVVHDMTALTLDTIGLCGFDYRFNSFYRRDYHPFVESLVRSLETIMMTRGLPFEQIWMQKRRKTLAEDVAFMNKMVDEIIAERRKSAEGIDDKKDMLAAMMTGVDRSTGEQLDDVNIRYQINTFLIAGHETTSGLLSYTLYALLKHPDILKKAYDEVDRVFGPDVNAKPTYQQVTQLTYITQILKEALRLWPPAPAYGISPLNDETIGGGKYKLRKGTFTTILVTALHRDPSVWGPNPDAFDPENFSREAEAKRPINAWKPFGNGQRACIGRGFAMHEAALALGMILQRFKLIDHQRYQMHLKETLTMKPEGFKIKVRPRADRERGAYGGPVAATGSAPKAPRQPTARPGHNTPMLVLYGSNLGTAEELATRMADLAEINGFAVHLGPLDDYVGKLPREGGVLIICASYNGAPPDNATQFVKWLGDDLPKDAFAGVRYAVFGCGNSDWAATYQSVPRLIDEQLSKHGARAVYPRGEGDARSDLDGQFQKWFPAAAQVATKEFGIDWNFTRTAEDDPLYAIEPVAVTAVNTIVAQGGAVAMKVLANDELQNKGGANPSERSTRHIEVQLPSNVSYRVGDHLSVVPRNDPTLVDSVARRFGFLPADQIRLQVAEGRRAQLPVGDAVSVGRLLSEFVELQQVATRKQIQIMAEHTRCPVTKPKLLAFVGEETEPLERYRAEILAKRKSVFDLLLEYPACELPFHVYLEMLSLLAPRYYSISSSPSVDPARCSVTVGVVEGPAASGRGVYKGICSNYLANRRVGDTVYATVRETKAGFRLPDDPSVPIIMIGPGTGLAPFRGFLQERAARKAKGASLGPSMLFFGCRHPDQDFLYAEELKALAASGITELFTAFSRADGPKTYVQHVLAAQKDKVWPLIEQGAIIYVCGDGSKMEPDVKAALVAIHREKSGSDAAASARWIEEMGTQNRYVLDVWAGG, encoded by the coding sequence ATGTCATCCAAGAACCGTCTGGACCCAATCCCGCATCCGCCGACCAAGCCCGTGGTCGGCAACATGCTGTCGCTGGATTCGGCTGCTCCCGTGCAGCACCTGACGCGGCTCGCCAAGGAGCTCGGCCCGATCTTCTGGCTCGACATGATGGGCTCGCCGATCGTCGTCGTGTCAGGCCACGACCTCGTCGACGAGCTCTCCGACGAGAAGCGGTTCGACAAGACAGTGCGCGGCGCGCTGCGGCGCGTGCGCGCGGTCGGCGGCGACGGGCTTTTCACGGCCGACACCAAGGAGCCGAACTGGAGCAAGGCGCACAACATCCTGCTCCAGCCCTTCGGCAACCGCGCCATGCAGTCTTACCATTCGAGCATGGTCGACATCGCCGAGCAGCTCGTCCAGAAATGGGAACGGCTCAACGCCGACGAGGAGATCGATGTCGTCCACGACATGACCGCGCTGACGCTTGATACGATCGGGCTGTGCGGCTTCGACTATCGCTTCAATTCGTTCTACCGGCGGGACTACCATCCCTTCGTCGAGTCGCTGGTGCGCTCGCTCGAAACCATCATGATGACGCGCGGCCTGCCGTTCGAGCAGATCTGGATGCAGAAGCGGCGCAAGACGCTGGCCGAAGACGTCGCCTTCATGAACAAGATGGTCGACGAGATCATCGCCGAGCGGCGCAAGAGCGCGGAGGGGATCGACGACAAGAAGGACATGCTGGCCGCGATGATGACCGGCGTCGATCGTTCGACCGGAGAGCAACTCGACGACGTCAACATCCGCTATCAGATCAACACGTTCCTGATCGCGGGCCACGAGACCACCAGCGGGCTGTTGTCCTACACGCTCTATGCGCTGCTCAAGCATCCGGACATTCTCAAGAAGGCCTATGACGAGGTCGACCGCGTCTTCGGTCCCGACGTCAACGCGAAGCCGACCTATCAGCAGGTGACGCAGCTCACCTACATCACGCAGATCCTGAAAGAAGCGCTGCGACTGTGGCCGCCGGCGCCGGCCTACGGCATCTCCCCGCTGAACGACGAGACCATTGGAGGCGGCAAGTACAAGCTTCGGAAAGGCACCTTCACCACGATCCTGGTGACCGCGCTGCATCGCGATCCCTCCGTCTGGGGGCCGAATCCCGATGCCTTCGATCCCGAGAATTTCAGCCGCGAGGCGGAGGCGAAGCGGCCGATCAATGCCTGGAAGCCGTTCGGAAACGGCCAGCGCGCCTGCATCGGCCGCGGCTTTGCGATGCACGAGGCCGCGCTGGCGCTCGGCATGATCCTGCAGCGCTTCAAGCTGATCGACCACCAGCGCTACCAGATGCATCTGAAGGAAACGCTGACGATGAAGCCGGAGGGCTTCAAGATCAAGGTACGTCCGCGCGCCGATCGCGAGCGGGGTGCCTATGGTGGGCCCGTTGCGGCTACCGGTTCAGCGCCGAAGGCGCCGCGTCAGCCGACGGCCCGGCCCGGCCATAACACGCCGATGCTGGTGCTGTACGGCTCCAACCTCGGCACCGCCGAGGAACTCGCGACGCGCATGGCCGACCTTGCCGAGATCAACGGCTTTGCCGTGCATCTCGGCCCGCTCGACGATTATGTCGGCAAGCTGCCGCGGGAGGGTGGCGTGCTCATCATCTGCGCCTCCTATAATGGTGCACCGCCCGACAACGCGACGCAGTTCGTCAAATGGCTGGGCGACGATCTGCCGAAGGATGCCTTTGCGGGTGTGCGCTATGCCGTGTTCGGCTGCGGCAACAGCGACTGGGCTGCGACCTATCAATCGGTGCCGCGCCTGATCGACGAGCAATTGTCGAAGCACGGCGCACGTGCGGTTTATCCGCGTGGCGAGGGCGATGCGCGCAGCGATCTCGATGGCCAGTTCCAAAAATGGTTCCCGGCCGCCGCCCAGGTCGCGACCAAGGAATTCGGCATCGACTGGAATTTCACCCGCACCGCCGAGGACGATCCGCTCTACGCGATCGAGCCTGTGGCGGTGACCGCCGTCAACACCATCGTCGCCCAGGGCGGCGCTGTGGCAATGAAGGTGCTCGCCAACGACGAGCTTCAGAACAAGGGCGGGGCCAATCCGTCGGAGCGCTCGACGCGCCATATCGAGGTGCAGCTGCCGTCCAATGTCAGCTACCGCGTCGGCGATCACCTCAGCGTCGTCCCGCGCAACGATCCAACCCTGGTGGATTCGGTGGCGCGTCGCTTCGGCTTCCTGCCGGCGGACCAGATCAGGCTCCAGGTCGCCGAAGGCCGCCGCGCGCAATTGCCGGTGGGAGATGCCGTGTCGGTCGGGCGCCTGCTCAGCGAGTTCGTCGAGCTGCAGCAGGTCGCGACGCGCAAGCAGATCCAGATCATGGCGGAGCACACCCGCTGTCCTGTCACCAAGCCGAAGTTGCTGGCCTTCGTCGGCGAGGAGACGGAGCCGCTCGAGCGCTATCGCGCCGAGATCCTGGCCAAGCGCAAATCGGTGTTCGATCTATTGCTCGAATATCCCGCCTGCGAATTGCCGTTCCACGTCTATCTGGAGATGCTCTCGCTGCTGGCGCCGCGCTATTACTCGATCTCGTCCTCGCCGTCGGTGGACCCGGCGCGCTGCAGCGTCACGGTCGGCGTGGTCGAAGGTCCCGCCGCCTCCGGCCGCGGGGTCTACAAGGGAATCTGCTCGAACTATCTGGCCAATCGCCGCGTGGGCGATACGGTCTATGCCACCGTGCGTGAGACCAAGGCTGGCTTCCGCCTGCCGGACGATCCATCCGTGCCGATCATCATGATCGGCCCGGGCACCGGCCTTGCGCCGTTCCGCGGCTTCCTGCAGGAGCGCGCCGCGCGCAAGGCGAAGGGGGCCAGCCTCGGGCCATCCATGCTGTTCTTCGGTTGCCGCCATCCGGATCAGGATTTTCTCTACGCGGAGGAGCTGAAGGCGCTGGCGGCCAGCGGCATCACCGAGCTGTTCACGGCGTTCTCGCGTGCCGACGGACCGAAGACCTATGTGCAGCACGTGCTGGCCGCGCAGAAGGACAAGGTCTGGCCGCTGATCGAGCAGGGCGCGATCATCTATGTCTGCGGCGACGGCAGCAAGATGGAGCCGGACGTGAAGGCGGCGCTGGTTGCGATCCATCGCGAGAAGAGCGGCAGTGATGCCGCCGCCAGTGCGCGCTGGATCGAGGAGATGGGGACGCAGAACCGCTATGTGCTCGACGTCTGGGCGGGCGGGTGA
- a CDS encoding ABC transporter substrate-binding protein, with amino-acid sequence MSVCRSLFAATLAGAFALTVSPATSQTLRYANQGDLKSLDPYTLNESTTHAHLGHVYQGLTARDKELKIIPALAESWETPEPTRWRFHLRKGVKFHNGDPFTADDVVFSADRVRKKGSNMQTRLAPDVKVVKVDDYTVDFVLPSPNPILHNSWDVWYIMDKKWAEENNVVDPTPVAATTPSYASLHENGTGPFIIESHQPGVKTVFKANPNYWGKMEGNLKEIIFTPISSDATRVAALLSGEVDVIEPVPIQDISRVDSSPNAQVLKGPELRTIFIGFDQTRDELLYSNIKGKNPFKDARVREAFYKAIDIELIKTRVMRGLSTPSALMIAPELFVLSKEFTRPKFDPDGAKKLLTEAGYPDGFEVTMDCPNDRYVNDAAICQAVVGMLARIGVKINLLAQPKAQYFAKVLKQGGYQTSFYLLGWTPSTMDSHNVLYDIMGCRDDAKSSRGEANLGGYCNKEFDAITDKVLVETDTAKRNQLIKQAYEISIKDWAYIPLHQQALAWGVSKKVNLPQRADNLVMFHWATKKE; translated from the coding sequence ATGTCTGTATGTCGAAGTCTGTTTGCGGCGACGCTCGCCGGTGCATTTGCGTTGACGGTCTCGCCGGCAACCAGCCAGACGCTACGCTATGCCAACCAGGGCGACCTGAAGTCGCTTGATCCCTACACGCTCAACGAGAGCACGACACACGCCCATCTCGGTCACGTCTATCAAGGCCTCACCGCGCGCGACAAGGAGCTCAAGATCATTCCGGCGCTGGCGGAGAGCTGGGAAACCCCCGAGCCGACCCGCTGGCGCTTTCATTTGCGCAAGGGCGTGAAATTCCACAACGGCGACCCCTTCACCGCCGACGACGTCGTGTTCTCCGCCGATCGCGTCCGCAAGAAGGGGTCCAATATGCAGACCCGCCTTGCGCCCGACGTCAAGGTCGTCAAGGTCGACGACTACACCGTCGATTTCGTCCTGCCTTCGCCCAATCCCATCCTGCATAATTCGTGGGATGTCTGGTACATCATGGACAAGAAATGGGCCGAGGAGAACAACGTCGTCGATCCGACGCCGGTGGCGGCGACCACGCCGAGCTACGCCTCGCTGCACGAGAACGGCACTGGCCCCTTCATCATCGAAAGCCATCAGCCCGGCGTGAAGACGGTCTTCAAGGCCAACCCCAATTATTGGGGCAAGATGGAAGGTAATCTGAAGGAGATCATCTTCACCCCGATCTCCTCCGACGCTACCCGTGTCGCCGCGCTGCTCTCCGGCGAGGTCGACGTCATCGAGCCGGTGCCGATCCAGGACATCTCCCGCGTCGATTCCAGCCCGAACGCCCAGGTACTGAAGGGGCCGGAGCTGCGCACGATCTTCATCGGCTTCGACCAGACGCGCGATGAGCTGCTGTACTCCAACATCAAGGGCAAGAACCCGTTCAAGGACGCTCGTGTCCGCGAAGCCTTCTACAAGGCGATCGACATCGAGCTGATCAAGACGCGCGTGATGCGCGGGTTGTCGACGCCGTCAGCCCTGATGATCGCGCCCGAGCTGTTCGTGCTGTCCAAGGAGTTCACGCGGCCGAAATTCGATCCTGACGGCGCTAAGAAGCTCCTGACCGAGGCCGGTTACCCCGATGGCTTCGAGGTCACGATGGATTGCCCGAACGATCGCTACGTCAACGACGCCGCAATCTGCCAGGCCGTCGTCGGCATGCTCGCCCGCATTGGCGTCAAGATCAATCTTTTGGCGCAGCCGAAGGCGCAGTACTTCGCCAAGGTGCTCAAGCAGGGCGGCTATCAGACCTCGTTCTACCTGCTGGGCTGGACGCCGAGCACGATGGACTCGCACAACGTGCTCTACGACATCATGGGCTGCCGCGACGATGCGAAATCCTCGCGCGGCGAGGCCAACCTCGGCGGCTATTGCAACAAGGAGTTCGACGCCATCACCGACAAGGTGCTGGTCGAAACCGACACCGCCAAGCGCAACCAGCTGATCAAGCAGGCCTACGAAATCAGCATCAAGGACTGGGCCTACATTCCGCTGCACCAGCAGGCGCTGGCCTGGGGCGTATCGAAAAAGGTCAACCTGCCGCAGCGCGCCGACAATCTGGTGATGTTCCACTGGGCGACCAAGAAGGAATAG
- a CDS encoding alpha/beta fold hydrolase encodes MTSHQPPQTVRANGIDICYEIFGNDNSEPLLLIMGLGAQMIHWDDAFCEQLAARGFRVIRFDNRDIGKSSHLTGGKRLTPLELLKLRFLRIPVAATYRLIDMAKDTVGLMDALGIKSAHLVGASMGGMIAQEVTLSFPHRVRSLTSIMSTTGNPRIPPPSREAAAMLMAPPPRSKEEFMVRYGQTWKVLRAGHFPEEEALDPGRAERVFARGLNPAGVGRQLRAVLASGSRKERLHAVQTPTLVIHGTVDPLVRPEGGKDTAASIPNAKLLMIEGMGHALPMRFWPEIIGAIDKHAHGAAAQAA; translated from the coding sequence GTGACCAGCCATCAGCCGCCCCAGACCGTCCGCGCCAACGGCATCGACATCTGCTACGAGATTTTTGGCAACGACAATTCCGAGCCGCTGCTGCTGATCATGGGGCTCGGAGCGCAGATGATCCACTGGGACGATGCGTTCTGCGAGCAGCTTGCCGCGCGCGGTTTCCGCGTGATCCGCTTCGACAACCGCGATATCGGCAAGTCCAGCCATCTCACCGGCGGCAAGCGCCTGACGCCGCTCGAGCTATTGAAGCTGCGCTTCCTCAGGATTCCCGTCGCCGCGACCTACAGACTGATCGACATGGCGAAGGACACGGTCGGGCTGATGGATGCGCTCGGCATCAAGTCGGCGCATCTGGTCGGGGCGTCCATGGGCGGCATGATCGCGCAGGAGGTCACGTTGTCGTTTCCGCACCGCGTCCGTTCGCTGACATCGATCATGTCGACGACAGGCAATCCGCGCATCCCGCCGCCGTCGCGCGAGGCTGCCGCGATGCTGATGGCGCCACCGCCGCGCAGCAAGGAAGAATTCATGGTCCGCTACGGCCAGACCTGGAAAGTGCTCCGCGCAGGGCATTTTCCGGAGGAGGAAGCCCTGGACCCGGGTCGTGCCGAGCGCGTGTTCGCCCGCGGGCTCAATCCGGCCGGCGTCGGCCGTCAGCTCCGCGCCGTGCTGGCATCCGGCAGTCGCAAGGAACGGTTGCACGCCGTGCAGACGCCGACACTCGTCATTCACGGCACCGTCGATCCGCTGGTGCGCCCCGAAGGCGGCAAGGACACGGCGGCGTCGATCCCGAATGCAAAGCTGCTGATGATCGAAGGCATGGGCCACGCGCTGCCGATGCGGTTCTGGCCGGAGATCATCGGCGCCATCGACAAGCACGCGCATGGCGCGGCGGCACAGGCCGCTTAA
- a CDS encoding spermidine synthase, giving the protein MIPWEKIDTAKIPGSDEELRLMRRGKEFSIKLGTNELMNNRLSGSEAALATLAAKQIERVAKPVVLIGGLGMGFTLRAALAVLGSKAKIVVSELVPAVVSWAKGPMAEVFGDSLDDPRVDIREIDVGEIIRAKSAAYDAILLDVDNGPEGLTRKDNDALYNASGLTAAKTALRPGGVLAVWSSGPNPAFTKRLKRVGLDVNEVAVRATGRGGGARHVIWIARKS; this is encoded by the coding sequence ATGATTCCCTGGGAAAAAATCGACACCGCCAAGATCCCCGGCTCCGACGAAGAGCTTCGCCTGATGCGGCGGGGCAAGGAGTTCTCCATCAAGCTCGGCACCAACGAGCTGATGAACAATCGCCTGTCCGGGTCGGAAGCCGCGCTCGCGACGCTTGCCGCAAAGCAGATCGAGAGAGTCGCAAAACCCGTCGTTCTGATCGGCGGCCTCGGCATGGGTTTTACCTTGCGCGCGGCGCTCGCCGTGCTCGGGTCCAAGGCGAAGATCGTGGTCTCCGAGCTCGTGCCGGCGGTGGTGAGCTGGGCGAAAGGCCCGATGGCGGAGGTCTTCGGCGACAGCCTCGATGATCCCAGGGTGGACATAAGGGAAATCGACGTCGGCGAGATCATCCGTGCGAAGAGCGCAGCCTACGACGCCATTCTCCTGGACGTCGACAACGGGCCCGAGGGTTTGACCCGAAAGGACAACGACGCGCTCTACAATGCGAGCGGGCTAACGGCGGCGAAGACGGCCCTGCGGCCGGGCGGCGTGCTGGCGGTGTGGTCGTCCGGACCCAACCCCGCATTCACCAAGCGTCTCAAGCGCGTCGGCTTGGACGTCAACGAAGTCGCTGTCCGCGCCACCGGCAGAGGCGGCGGCGCGCGCCACGTGATCTGGATCGCGAGGAAGAGTTAA